The following are from one region of the Denitrobacterium detoxificans genome:
- a CDS encoding MerR family transcriptional regulator — protein sequence MHIKEFSAMTGLSQSSIRFYEKRGLLQSPREDNGYRDFSPEDAFRMNAFRKLLSYNFSIDEAINYIDSPQATDAFLTSLASRKDNIEEQIEILKRRVDTITNALGYIEQREGDNVFSLTNAPDCLYIQASVKRDFSVSMKRQETIAEFYGLLGASQCMRIIKSNLVESEAHTVIPNYIIGVRQTDAHLLSRNARQHARLLPLGPCVYWRREITRSEGTKGSSYEPLRRYLREHNLKIAGDILTAPQFLNLDGKGTDVENIYVPIEE from the coding sequence ATGCATATCAAGGAATTTTCGGCCATGACAGGCCTTAGCCAGTCAAGCATTCGTTTCTACGAGAAACGAGGACTGCTGCAATCACCGCGCGAGGATAACGGATATCGTGACTTCTCGCCCGAAGACGCGTTTCGCATGAACGCATTCCGCAAGCTGCTTTCGTACAACTTCAGCATCGACGAGGCTATCAACTACATCGACAGCCCTCAGGCAACCGATGCTTTTCTGACCAGCCTTGCATCGCGCAAGGACAACATCGAAGAGCAGATCGAGATCCTGAAGCGACGCGTGGACACCATCACGAACGCGCTCGGCTACATCGAACAACGAGAAGGCGATAACGTCTTCTCGCTCACGAATGCGCCCGATTGCCTGTACATCCAGGCGTCCGTGAAGCGCGACTTCTCCGTTTCCATGAAACGACAGGAAACCATCGCGGAGTTCTACGGCCTGCTTGGAGCTTCGCAGTGCATGCGCATCATCAAGAGCAATCTCGTGGAATCGGAAGCGCACACGGTAATACCCAATTACATCATCGGCGTGCGTCAAACCGATGCGCATCTGCTTTCGCGCAACGCTCGCCAGCACGCGCGTCTGCTGCCGCTGGGCCCCTGCGTGTATTGGCGGCGCGAAATCACGCGCTCCGAGGGCACGAAAGGCTCATCCTACGAGCCGCTGCGCCGCTATCTGCGAGAACACAACCTGAAGATAGCCGGCGATATCCTCACGGCACCCCAGTTCCTGAACCTGGACGGCAAGGGCACCGACGTAGAGAACATCTACGTGCCTATTGAGGAATAG
- a CDS encoding ABC transporter ATP-binding protein/permease has product MIEVKGLRRSYKTGDFVQKALDGVTLNFRDNEFVAVLGPSGSGKTTLLNILGGLDHADGGDIVINGTSTKDYRSSDWDTYRNHRIGFVFQSYNLIPHQTILSNVELALTLSGVGRAERKRRAADALAEVGLGDHLHKKPSQLSGGQMQRVAIARALVNNPDIVLADEPTGALDTETGIQVMDILKKVADDRLVIMVTHNPELAEEYATRIVRLADGCIISDSDAFNPFNDSAIVGVPDPANEAARAAATAAALNAATAVHVDDPGQGAGGKEKKASMGFLTALALSFNNLMTKKGRTFLTAFAGSIGIIGIAAILALSNGVNNYILDTEEEALTSYPLTVTKSSFDVSSLLTATMGYTTGSDSEGSGDGEFSTSNSIPESTIMTDMFAKVKNNDLSAFKQYLESGESGIDEYVNTIQYDYGIEVNAFSPDTSSGVTQLNPSSMKSVFQNGISSSALSSSSGMSSFDEMLDNREMLEDQMDVVAGRWPENYNEAILVLNSSGAISDYTLYSLGVYDTSVMEDMVKQALNGEEVVVPETSGDFTYDDALNLSFKVVPASSMYRYNEEQGTWTDMSKDEEYMKEQVNQGIDLKVVGVVKPASASSSAVLNEGVAYTPELTQKLMEMASSSDIVKQQLASPDVDVFTGKTFEELQDSQASDFDMSSMFKVDEEALSNAFGFDSSSLDFSGMDLSGMDMSSMDLSGLSLDASSLDMSGVDMSGLFDSDTMAALIANAPQPDFSQMNPSINDEQRAAITAVSGQITGGFAPYVIAQGGTLADFQDSAKMQQYWAAYLQTESVQQQVAQLNALMGQAYGEALQTAMQDYMTNQYAPYMQQAMGNLISQAAQAMATEMATQMATQMAAATGQLGSQLSSAIGSSLTSQMSGLSDSLQSAFSFDADAFAQAIQFNMTQEDLVSLLTNYMNADELTYDGNLEKLGYASLDNPESIGIYPKDFAAKEKVLSIIDGYNQRMTDEGNDSRTIQYSDIAGTLMSSVTDIVNMISIVLIAFVSISLVVSSIMIGIITYISVLERKKEIGILRAMGASKGNVANVFNAETIIEGLIAGVFAIGFVVLVSIPVNAIVAASFDVENVMILPWVSGLVLIGVSVLLTFVAGLIPSGNASRRDPVEALRTE; this is encoded by the coding sequence ATGATTGAAGTAAAGGGCTTGAGAAGGTCCTACAAGACGGGCGATTTCGTGCAGAAGGCGCTCGACGGCGTGACACTGAACTTCCGCGATAACGAGTTCGTGGCGGTTTTGGGTCCCTCGGGTTCGGGCAAGACCACGCTGCTGAATATTCTGGGTGGCTTGGATCATGCTGATGGTGGCGATATCGTCATCAACGGCACGTCTACCAAAGATTACCGTTCGAGCGATTGGGACACCTATCGCAACCATCGTATTGGCTTCGTATTTCAAAGCTACAATCTCATTCCTCATCAGACCATTCTCTCGAATGTCGAGCTAGCGCTGACGCTTTCGGGTGTGGGGCGCGCGGAGCGAAAGCGCCGTGCTGCTGATGCTCTGGCGGAAGTGGGTCTGGGCGATCATTTGCATAAGAAGCCTAGCCAGCTTTCCGGTGGTCAGATGCAGCGCGTTGCCATCGCCCGCGCGTTGGTGAACAACCCCGATATCGTGTTGGCCGACGAGCCTACGGGTGCACTCGACACTGAAACGGGCATCCAGGTTATGGACATCCTGAAGAAGGTTGCCGACGACCGCCTGGTCATCATGGTTACGCACAATCCCGAACTGGCCGAAGAGTACGCTACGCGCATCGTGCGCCTGGCCGATGGTTGCATCATCAGCGATAGCGATGCGTTCAATCCGTTCAACGATTCGGCTATCGTGGGCGTTCCGGACCCCGCCAACGAAGCGGCGCGCGCCGCCGCTACTGCCGCTGCGCTCAATGCGGCAACTGCCGTGCATGTGGACGACCCTGGGCAGGGTGCAGGCGGCAAGGAAAAGAAGGCCTCGATGGGCTTCCTTACCGCGCTTGCTCTTTCGTTCAATAACCTCATGACGAAGAAGGGGCGTACGTTCCTTACCGCATTTGCGGGAAGCATCGGCATCATTGGCATTGCCGCCATCTTGGCGCTTTCCAACGGCGTGAACAATTACATCCTGGATACCGAGGAAGAGGCGCTTACCAGCTATCCGCTTACGGTAACCAAGAGCAGCTTCGACGTATCGAGCCTGCTCACGGCCACCATGGGCTATACCACGGGCAGCGATTCGGAAGGATCGGGCGACGGGGAGTTCTCTACGTCGAACAGCATTCCCGAGTCCACCATCATGACCGACATGTTCGCCAAGGTGAAGAACAACGACCTTTCCGCGTTCAAGCAGTACCTGGAAAGTGGCGAAAGCGGCATCGACGAGTACGTGAACACCATTCAGTACGATTACGGTATCGAGGTAAATGCCTTCTCACCCGATACGTCTTCGGGCGTAACGCAGCTCAATCCCTCGTCCATGAAGTCGGTCTTCCAGAACGGCATCTCCTCGAGTGCTCTCTCCAGCAGCTCGGGCATGTCGTCGTTCGATGAGATGCTCGACAATCGCGAAATGCTCGAAGATCAGATGGACGTAGTTGCCGGGCGTTGGCCCGAAAACTACAACGAAGCCATACTCGTGCTCAATTCCTCGGGGGCCATTAGCGATTACACCCTCTACAGCCTGGGCGTGTATGACACCTCGGTCATGGAGGACATGGTCAAGCAGGCATTGAATGGCGAAGAGGTGGTCGTTCCCGAAACGTCGGGCGACTTCACGTACGACGATGCGCTGAACCTGTCGTTCAAGGTGGTTCCCGCAAGCTCCATGTACCGATACAACGAGGAGCAGGGCACCTGGACCGATATGAGCAAAGACGAAGAGTACATGAAGGAGCAGGTCAACCAGGGCATCGACTTGAAGGTCGTGGGCGTGGTGAAGCCCGCTTCCGCATCCAGCTCCGCGGTCCTCAACGAGGGCGTGGCGTATACGCCCGAGCTCACGCAGAAGCTCATGGAGATGGCTTCGTCCTCCGATATCGTGAAGCAGCAGCTTGCGAGCCCCGACGTGGATGTGTTTACGGGCAAGACGTTCGAGGAGCTGCAGGATAGTCAGGCGTCCGATTTCGATATGAGCTCGATGTTCAAGGTCGACGAGGAGGCGTTGTCGAACGCATTCGGGTTCGATTCGAGTTCCCTCGATTTCTCGGGCATGGACCTAAGCGGCATGGATATGTCGAGCATGGATTTGAGCGGGCTTTCCCTTGATGCGAGTTCGCTTGATATGAGCGGAGTGGATATGTCGGGTCTCTTCGATTCCGATACCATGGCCGCGCTCATCGCGAATGCGCCGCAGCCCGATTTCTCGCAGATGAATCCTTCGATTAACGATGAGCAGCGTGCAGCCATAACGGCCGTTTCCGGGCAAATCACCGGAGGCTTTGCGCCCTATGTGATTGCGCAGGGAGGCACGCTTGCCGATTTCCAGGATTCCGCGAAGATGCAGCAATATTGGGCTGCGTATCTGCAAACCGAATCGGTGCAGCAACAGGTTGCCCAGCTGAATGCGCTCATGGGTCAGGCGTATGGTGAGGCTCTGCAAACCGCCATGCAGGACTACATGACCAACCAGTACGCCCCCTACATGCAGCAGGCTATGGGCAATCTGATTTCCCAGGCTGCGCAAGCCATGGCCACTGAAATGGCCACGCAGATGGCCACGCAGATGGCGGCGGCAACGGGTCAGCTGGGATCGCAGCTCTCCTCGGCCATTGGCAGTTCGCTTACCAGCCAGATGTCGGGCCTGTCGGATAGCCTGCAGAGTGCGTTTTCCTTCGACGCCGACGCCTTCGCGCAGGCCATCCAGTTCAACATGACTCAGGAAGACCTGGTGTCGCTGCTGACCAACTACATGAATGCCGATGAGCTCACGTACGACGGCAACCTGGAGAAGCTGGGGTACGCCAGCTTGGACAACCCCGAATCCATTGGCATCTACCCGAAGGACTTCGCCGCGAAGGAGAAAGTGCTTTCCATCATCGATGGCTACAACCAGCGTATGACCGACGAGGGCAATGACAGTCGCACCATCCAGTACAGCGACATCGCCGGTACGCTCATGAGCTCGGTTACCGACATCGTGAACATGATCAGCATCGTGCTCATTGCTTTCGTGAGCATTTCGCTCGTGGTGAGCTCCATCATGATCGGCATCATTACTTACATTTCTGTGCTCGAACGCAAGAAGGAGATTGGCATCCTGCGCGCCATGGGCGCCAGCAAGGGCAATGTTGCCAATGTATTCAACGCCGAAACCATCATCGAGGGCCTGATCGCCGGCGTGTTCGCCATTGGCTTCGTGGTGCTGGTGAGCATACCCGTCAACGCGATTGTTGCCGCATCGTTCGACGTCGAGAACGTGATGATTTTGCCCTGGGTATCGGGTCTCGTGCTCATCGGCGTGAGCGTGCTGCTCACGTTCGTCGCGGGGCTGATCCCCTCGGGCAACGCGAGTCGTCGCGATCCTGTGGAGGCGTTGCGCACAGAGTAG
- a CDS encoding exonuclease SbcCD subunit D, translating to MRFLHTADLHIGKRVRGFSLKEEQERALEHIVRIACEKRVDAIVVAGDIYDKPVPPTWALGALEHFLEQATDAGITVIMIAGNHDSAERLAFGARFMSAERVCIAQPFSGEPQFIDMESATGAARFHLIPFVRPVHVRAAYPNEAESIASYTDALACAAHHQPLRSDAANVLVAHQFVVDGETKPETCESETIVVGGLDSVEARVFDAFDYVALGHIHGPQRVRRDTVRYSGSLYPYSFSEAGRQKHVDIVDIDESGNAQVTSVPLPEERTLREVRCTFEDLRAAAQTDAHADDYLHITLEDEALMDAMAKVREFYPNVMQLDFAHDAEAFTGNTQEVAHNVRKRDPLSVVSDYYEQQAGEALSEQQRELLHVIIEEAREEEEGGAQ from the coding sequence ATGAGATTCCTGCACACCGCAGACCTGCACATAGGCAAACGCGTTCGCGGCTTTTCGCTAAAGGAAGAGCAGGAACGCGCACTGGAGCATATCGTGCGCATCGCATGCGAAAAACGCGTTGATGCCATCGTGGTGGCGGGAGACATATACGACAAGCCCGTGCCCCCTACCTGGGCACTTGGTGCTCTCGAACACTTCCTGGAGCAGGCAACCGATGCGGGCATCACCGTCATCATGATTGCCGGCAACCATGACAGCGCCGAGCGCCTTGCCTTCGGTGCCCGCTTCATGAGCGCCGAACGCGTATGCATTGCCCAGCCCTTTTCGGGCGAACCGCAGTTCATCGACATGGAATCCGCCACGGGCGCAGCGCGCTTTCACCTGATTCCCTTCGTGCGGCCCGTGCACGTACGCGCGGCTTATCCCAACGAGGCGGAGTCCATCGCCAGCTACACCGATGCGCTGGCATGCGCCGCGCACCATCAGCCACTGCGCAGCGATGCAGCAAATGTGCTGGTAGCGCACCAATTCGTGGTGGACGGCGAAACCAAGCCCGAAACGTGCGAATCGGAAACCATCGTGGTTGGCGGGCTCGACAGCGTGGAGGCGCGCGTGTTCGATGCGTTCGACTACGTGGCGCTGGGCCATATTCACGGACCGCAGCGCGTGCGCCGCGATACCGTGCGCTACAGCGGCAGCCTGTACCCGTATTCGTTTTCCGAAGCGGGCAGGCAAAAGCACGTGGACATCGTGGACATAGACGAATCAGGAAATGCGCAGGTCACCAGCGTGCCGCTTCCCGAGGAGCGAACCCTTCGCGAAGTACGCTGCACCTTCGAAGACCTGCGAGCGGCCGCGCAGACCGACGCGCACGCAGATGACTACCTTCACATCACGCTCGAAGACGAGGCGCTCATGGATGCCATGGCGAAGGTGCGCGAATTCTACCCGAACGTCATGCAACTCGACTTCGCACACGATGCGGAGGCGTTCACTGGCAATACGCAGGAAGTGGCGCATAACGTGCGGAAACGCGATCCCCTTTCGGTCGTGAGCGACTACTACGAACAGCAGGCCGGCGAAGCGCTTTCGGAACAGCAACGCGAATTGCTGCACGTCATCATCGAGGAAGCACGCGAGGAAGAGGAAGGGGGCGCCCAATGA
- a CDS encoding trigger factor, which translates to MAIEILSDELVNDGHVMRVTVRIPAGDKASMVREGLLGLAQEARLAPGEGGEIRAALEDKFGAENVAAGLTSYVASMAAPAVVNQKNLHIMFTPQSTVERVDGLFDENALEMKIDLILRPEYELTDYSPVHVKRQSIEITDKMVSLQIAQEMERFASFEEAGGPLEVGDYAMFDMTTQVNGEEAASLSGKNSRIALVRGEMPDGFIDAVVGMMPGDERTFDFTAKLPGAPENAAPDTFNVRAKLIEKRLRRVPELTDEFVRESMKGAGVGETAESFRAAVKERMEAQLAQQQKLQDENMVDAELAKRLDANIPDLYLENTHRDILQNMQANLAAQGMTIAQYAQQQGANEQQFSMMIAMHAHESLRQGFALDAYFRHMGQEVTDADIDAALHEMTPGHEEQARANFDKNGAWFVVRETAARLKAHNDAVSKAIFE; encoded by the coding sequence ATGGCTATTGAGATTCTGTCTGATGAGCTGGTGAATGACGGTCATGTAATGCGCGTTACGGTGCGCATTCCGGCTGGCGATAAGGCTTCTATGGTGCGCGAGGGCCTGCTGGGTTTGGCGCAGGAGGCTCGTTTGGCTCCGGGTGAGGGTGGCGAAATTCGCGCGGCTCTCGAGGACAAGTTTGGCGCCGAGAATGTGGCTGCTGGTCTTACGTCGTACGTGGCTTCCATGGCTGCGCCTGCTGTGGTGAACCAGAAGAACCTGCATATCATGTTTACGCCGCAGTCTACGGTTGAGCGTGTGGATGGCCTGTTCGACGAGAATGCGCTCGAGATGAAGATCGATCTCATTCTGCGTCCCGAATACGAGCTCACTGATTATTCGCCCGTGCATGTGAAGCGCCAGTCCATCGAGATTACCGACAAGATGGTTAGCCTGCAGATTGCCCAGGAAATGGAGCGCTTTGCGTCCTTCGAGGAGGCTGGCGGCCCGCTCGAGGTGGGCGATTACGCCATGTTCGACATGACCACGCAGGTCAATGGCGAGGAAGCGGCCAGCCTTTCCGGCAAGAACTCGCGCATTGCGCTCGTGAGGGGCGAAATGCCCGACGGTTTCATCGACGCTGTCGTGGGCATGATGCCGGGCGACGAGCGTACGTTTGATTTCACGGCCAAGCTGCCGGGTGCTCCCGAGAACGCCGCTCCCGATACGTTCAACGTGCGTGCGAAGCTCATCGAGAAGCGTCTTCGCCGCGTTCCCGAACTTACCGACGAGTTCGTGCGCGAGAGCATGAAGGGCGCGGGTGTGGGCGAAACCGCTGAAAGCTTCCGCGCTGCCGTGAAGGAGCGCATGGAGGCTCAGCTGGCTCAGCAGCAGAAGCTGCAGGACGAGAACATGGTCGACGCCGAGCTGGCCAAGCGCCTCGATGCGAACATTCCCGACCTGTACCTGGAAAACACCCATCGCGACATTCTGCAGAACATGCAGGCAAACCTGGCTGCGCAGGGCATGACCATCGCCCAGTACGCTCAGCAGCAGGGTGCCAACGAGCAGCAGTTCAGCATGATGATCGCCATGCACGCGCATGAGTCGCTGCGACAGGGCTTTGCGCTCGACGCGTATTTCCGCCATATGGGCCAGGAAGTCACTGATGCTGACATCGATGCCGCCCTGCATGAGATGACGCCCGGTCACGAAGAGCAGGCGCGTGCCAACTTCGACAAGAACGGCGCCTGGTTCGTGGTGCGCGAGACGGCTGCTCGCCTGAAGGCTCACAACGACGCCGTTTCCAAGGCCATCTTCGAATAG
- a CDS encoding MFS transporter, which yields MKDHYEKVITLCCFLFIFANIGLPSTSFSVYQPYIVAMPAVGNTGGSIILAVRTLTTIVAMLFVDRYFNLLGARMGVCFATILTAMGFFAYSIATAMPMFIIGAILAGAGYGFGGMVGMTMLVNRWYEGDRGSAIGFATVGSGVASIVIPVIVVAIISNISLQIAFIVEAYMALIIAAIIGVFLRNDPSAMGMQKHKHIATAAEKAHRVTHHKPIPMPNRTRNRFFLALAAVGGICMGALTYLSVYLTTSGYNDFFAAAMLSVAGVSLTISKYATGKLFDKIDTARATAIMFGLQTAGILCLCAAVVVNPLFAIAGSVFFGAGMALGTVGTSEWSLELAPEHGRGKFIKNCQVVYVIGGLVMNFLPGPLKDLLGSYFYTYVILLVLSVAAMVIVVATLNRWRAPIEA from the coding sequence ATGAAGGACCATTACGAAAAGGTCATCACGCTCTGCTGCTTCCTTTTCATCTTTGCCAACATCGGATTGCCCAGCACGTCGTTCAGCGTCTATCAGCCCTACATCGTGGCAATGCCCGCCGTGGGCAACACGGGCGGGTCCATCATTCTGGCCGTTCGCACGCTTACCACCATCGTGGCCATGCTGTTCGTAGACCGCTACTTCAACCTGCTTGGCGCACGCATGGGCGTGTGCTTCGCCACCATCCTCACGGCCATGGGCTTCTTCGCCTATTCCATCGCCACGGCCATGCCCATGTTCATCATTGGCGCCATTCTGGCGGGCGCAGGCTACGGCTTTGGCGGCATGGTTGGCATGACCATGCTCGTGAACAGGTGGTATGAGGGCGATCGCGGTAGCGCTATCGGCTTTGCCACCGTGGGCAGCGGCGTGGCGAGCATCGTTATTCCCGTGATCGTGGTGGCCATCATCAGCAATATCTCGCTGCAAATTGCCTTCATCGTAGAGGCATATATGGCGCTCATCATTGCAGCCATTATCGGCGTGTTCCTACGCAACGACCCCTCCGCCATGGGGATGCAAAAGCACAAGCACATAGCGACCGCCGCCGAAAAGGCGCATCGCGTTACCCATCACAAGCCCATCCCCATGCCCAACAGGACGCGCAACCGCTTCTTCCTGGCGCTTGCCGCCGTGGGAGGCATTTGCATGGGCGCGCTCACGTACCTTTCCGTATACCTTACGACCTCGGGATATAACGATTTCTTCGCCGCCGCCATGCTCTCCGTGGCCGGCGTGAGCCTGACCATCTCGAAATACGCCACCGGAAAGCTGTTCGACAAGATCGACACGGCACGCGCAACGGCCATCATGTTCGGCCTGCAGACTGCGGGCATCCTCTGCCTGTGCGCTGCCGTAGTCGTGAATCCCCTGTTCGCAATTGCGGGCTCGGTATTCTTCGGCGCGGGCATGGCGCTGGGCACCGTGGGCACGTCGGAGTGGTCGCTGGAGCTGGCGCCCGAACACGGACGCGGCAAATTCATCAAGAACTGCCAGGTCGTGTACGTCATTGGCGGCCTGGTCATGAACTTCCTCCCTGGCCCGCTCAAAGACCTGCTGGGAAGCTACTTCTACACATACGTCATTCTGCTCGTGCTTTCCGTTGCCGCCATGGTTATCGTCGTCGCCACGCTCAATCGCTGGCGCGCGCCCATCGAAGCATAG